The following proteins are encoded in a genomic region of Phycisphaerales bacterium AB-hyl4:
- the polA gene encoding DNA polymerase I has product MPRDTPDNTLYLIDGHAQIFRAYYAIRTSMTSPVTGEPTNAVFAYTGMLLKLFNQFRPHYVAMAIDSPGKTFRDELYEDYKAQREAPPEDFAQQIPRILEITRLFGIPVLGQEGAEADDLIATITQRILDDAGHADVKLRLVSKDKDLEQLLGDRVTMFDIHTDTTIDTDWLMEKRGITPEQVIDLLTLTGDSVDNIPGVKGIGPKTASALLQQYGSIDSLYEHLDEIKGKRKENLVAAREFLPTAKKLVTLDRDVDIPFNLEDARVGGIDAQTLRVLFKQMGFNRHVDELDRLIANGSGGVPQTTSGPTSTGGSVAKAAASKPADPQQPGLFDTGEPDASADAAPRPDLSRAEQYDYAAITTREQLDDLVATLKQQKLIAVDTETIGLGHKTQLCGICLAWRAGQGVYVPVRSPEPGKHLDPTTVLDALRPVLEDDALPKCGHNLKYDLLVLRHAGVQLRGVAFDSMVGAYLLNKPGLGMDHLALAELQHETIPISQLIGAKGRGKTQKTMDQVPLDVITPYAAEDADLSLRLAEKMRPELDELGMSALLDTIETPLVSVLAEMEHHGVLVNPAVLDEQRKKLDERIIELRDAIHDAAGEPFNIDSPKQLAEVLFTKLKLPVGKRTKTGPSTDVEVLEKLCDNEELTDEQRAVPKLMVEYRQLTKLVGTYLESLKEAIDEKSKRIHASFHQTGTTTGRLSSSGPNLQNIPIRTDIGRQIRKAFIADPDHVLLCADYSQIELRILAHLSNDEALIDAFEKDQDIHAAVAAQVFGVDLDAVTSEQRGHAKTINFGIVYGVTAYGLARRIENLDVDAAKTLIADYRARFTGIDRFLAECIAHAEQHGYVKTMLGRRRPIPQISSTNGNQRALGERLAINTVVQGSAADLIKQAMVNLHRRIERDKLPMRMLLQIHDELVLETPGSEAAAMGKIVREEMEQAMSLKVPLRVDLGQGANWFDAK; this is encoded by the coding sequence ATGCCCCGCGATACACCTGACAACACGCTTTACCTGATCGACGGCCACGCGCAGATTTTCCGCGCCTACTACGCGATCCGTACGAGCATGACCAGCCCCGTCACCGGCGAGCCGACCAACGCGGTGTTTGCCTATACGGGGATGCTGCTGAAGCTGTTCAACCAGTTTCGCCCGCATTATGTGGCGATGGCGATCGACTCGCCGGGCAAGACGTTTCGCGATGAGTTGTATGAGGATTACAAAGCGCAGCGCGAAGCTCCCCCGGAGGATTTCGCCCAGCAGATTCCGCGCATTCTCGAAATCACTCGGCTGTTCGGCATTCCCGTGCTGGGTCAGGAAGGCGCGGAGGCGGACGACCTGATCGCCACCATCACGCAGCGGATCCTCGACGACGCGGGCCACGCGGACGTGAAGCTCCGCCTCGTTTCGAAGGACAAAGACCTCGAACAACTGCTCGGCGATCGCGTGACGATGTTCGACATTCACACGGACACGACCATCGACACCGACTGGCTGATGGAGAAACGCGGCATCACGCCCGAACAGGTCATCGACCTGCTCACCCTCACCGGCGACAGCGTGGACAACATCCCCGGCGTCAAAGGCATCGGCCCGAAGACTGCCAGCGCGCTGCTGCAACAGTACGGCTCGATCGACAGCCTTTACGAACATCTCGACGAGATCAAAGGCAAGCGCAAGGAGAACCTCGTTGCGGCAAGAGAGTTTCTCCCGACCGCGAAAAAGCTCGTCACGCTCGACCGCGATGTTGATATCCCCTTCAACCTTGAAGACGCAAGAGTGGGAGGTATTGACGCTCAGACGCTGCGCGTGCTGTTCAAGCAGATGGGCTTTAATCGCCACGTCGACGAGCTCGACCGCCTGATCGCCAACGGCAGCGGCGGCGTCCCGCAGACCACCAGCGGGCCGACGTCAACCGGCGGCAGTGTCGCCAAAGCCGCTGCATCGAAGCCCGCCGACCCGCAGCAGCCCGGCCTGTTCGACACGGGCGAGCCGGACGCGAGCGCCGACGCAGCGCCAAGGCCCGACCTTTCGCGAGCCGAGCAATACGACTACGCCGCCATCACCACGCGCGAGCAGCTTGATGATCTGGTGGCCACGCTCAAGCAGCAGAAGCTCATCGCGGTCGACACGGAGACGATCGGCCTCGGCCACAAGACGCAGCTTTGCGGCATCTGCCTCGCGTGGCGGGCGGGCCAGGGCGTGTACGTGCCCGTGCGATCGCCCGAGCCTGGTAAGCATCTCGATCCGACGACCGTGCTCGATGCGCTTCGGCCGGTGCTTGAAGATGATGCGCTGCCCAAGTGTGGCCACAACCTCAAGTATGACCTGCTCGTACTGCGGCACGCGGGCGTGCAGTTGCGCGGCGTTGCGTTTGACTCGATGGTGGGCGCGTACCTGCTCAACAAGCCGGGCCTGGGCATGGACCACCTCGCGCTGGCGGAACTCCAACACGAGACGATTCCCATCAGCCAACTCATCGGCGCGAAGGGCCGAGGCAAGACGCAGAAGACGATGGACCAGGTGCCGCTGGATGTGATCACGCCTTACGCGGCGGAAGATGCGGACCTGTCGCTGAGGCTGGCGGAGAAGATGCGGCCGGAGCTTGACGAGCTTGGCATGTCGGCGTTGCTGGACACGATCGAAACGCCGCTGGTCAGCGTGCTCGCGGAGATGGAGCATCACGGCGTGTTGGTCAACCCGGCGGTGCTGGACGAGCAGCGAAAGAAGCTGGACGAGCGCATTATCGAATTGCGCGACGCGATACACGACGCGGCGGGCGAGCCGTTCAACATTGATTCGCCCAAGCAACTCGCGGAAGTGTTGTTCACAAAGCTGAAGCTGCCGGTGGGCAAGCGGACAAAGACCGGGCCTTCGACCGATGTGGAAGTGCTTGAAAAGCTTTGCGACAACGAGGAACTCACCGATGAGCAGCGGGCCGTGCCGAAGCTGATGGTGGAGTATCGTCAGTTGACGAAGCTGGTGGGCACGTATCTTGAAAGCCTGAAGGAAGCGATCGACGAAAAGTCGAAGCGCATCCACGCAAGCTTTCACCAGACGGGCACGACCACGGGTCGGCTGTCGTCCAGCGGGCCGAACCTCCAGAACATCCCCATCCGCACGGACATCGGCAGGCAGATCCGAAAAGCATTCATCGCGGACCCGGACCATGTGCTGCTGTGTGCCGACTACTCGCAGATCGAGTTGCGCATTCTCGCGCATCTGAGCAATGACGAAGCACTCATCGATGCGTTTGAGAAAGACCAGGACATTCACGCGGCGGTCGCGGCGCAGGTGTTCGGCGTTGACCTTGACGCGGTGACCAGCGAGCAGCGCGGGCATGCGAAGACGATCAACTTCGGCATCGTCTACGGCGTTACGGCGTACGGGCTCGCGCGGCGGATTGAAAACCTCGACGTTGATGCGGCGAAAACGCTTATCGCTGACTACCGCGCGCGCTTCACCGGCATCGACCGTTTCCTGGCGGAGTGCATCGCGCACGCGGAGCAGCACGGCTACGTCAAGACCATGCTCGGCCGACGGCGACCGATCCCGCAGATCAGCTCGACCAACGGCAACCAGCGCGCCCTCGGCGAACGGCTGGCGATCAACACCGTCGTGCAAGGCTCGGCCGCCGACCTGATCAAGCAGGCGATGGTCAACCTGCATCGCCGAATCGAACGCGACAAGCTGCCGATGCGCATGCTGCTTCAGATTCACGACGAACTCGTGCTCGAAACGCCCGGCAGCGAAGCGGCAGCGATGGGCAAGATCGTCCGCGAAGAGATGGAGCAGGCGATGTCGTTGAAAGTGCCCTTACGCGTCGACCTCGGGCAAGGCGCGAACTGGTTCGACGCGAAGTGA
- a CDS encoding acetylxylan esterase encodes MKHDYDFDPTYGYDLDALLQVGAPDAPADFEAFWRETYEQAMAVPPRPTVTQIDQTDRLTVYEVDFDSWGGVRLGGWLTVPREGDVMRGIVFGHGYGGRDKPDLNVPGPPAAVLFPCIRGFHRSAKPDLPSTAARHVIHGIKSRETYLHRGSVADVWAAASALVELYPGAADCLDFIGGSFCGGIGALALPWDDRFRRAALRVPSFGNHPLRVTLPCRGSGEAVRAYIRHHSADAVLDVLAYFDAAVAARWLEKPTLCQCALFDPKVPPPGQFAVYNCLAGARSMLVRKAGHFDYPEQAEEDRMLHEHTAAWFAASDVTSLADARDETSVNER; translated from the coding sequence ATGAAACACGACTACGATTTCGATCCCACGTATGGCTACGACCTCGACGCGCTGCTGCAGGTTGGCGCGCCCGACGCGCCGGCGGACTTTGAAGCGTTCTGGCGGGAGACGTATGAGCAGGCGATGGCGGTGCCGCCTCGGCCGACGGTGACGCAGATCGATCAGACCGATCGGCTGACCGTGTACGAAGTCGACTTCGACAGTTGGGGCGGCGTTCGGCTGGGCGGGTGGTTGACCGTGCCGCGCGAGGGCGATGTCATGCGCGGCATCGTGTTCGGCCACGGCTACGGCGGTCGCGATAAACCCGACCTCAACGTGCCCGGCCCGCCGGCGGCGGTGCTGTTTCCGTGCATACGTGGCTTTCATCGCTCGGCGAAGCCCGACCTGCCGAGCACGGCCGCGCGGCATGTGATTCACGGCATCAAGTCGCGGGAGACGTATCTACATCGCGGCAGTGTGGCCGACGTCTGGGCGGCCGCGAGCGCGCTGGTCGAGCTGTACCCCGGCGCGGCGGACTGCCTCGACTTCATCGGCGGCAGCTTCTGTGGCGGCATTGGCGCGCTGGCCTTGCCATGGGACGACCGCTTCCGTCGCGCGGCGCTTCGCGTGCCGAGCTTCGGCAACCATCCGCTGCGCGTGACGCTGCCTTGCCGTGGCAGCGGCGAAGCGGTGCGGGCGTATATTCGTCATCACTCGGCCGACGCGGTGCTCGATGTGCTCGCGTATTTCGATGCGGCCGTCGCGGCGCGCTGGCTGGAGAAGCCGACGTTGTGTCAGTGTGCGCTCTTCGATCCGAAGGTGCCCCCGCCGGGCCAGTTCGCGGTGTACAACTGCCTGGCCGGCGCGCGGTCAATGCTGGTTCGCAAGGCCGGTCACTTCGACTACCCGGAGCAGGCGGAGGAAGATCGCATGTTGCACGAACACACCGCCGCGTGGTTCGCAGCGTCGGACGTGACGAGTCTGGCGGACGCGCGCGACGAAACATCGGTCAATGAACGTTAG